taatttaaaaaattaaggccgggcgcggtggctcaagcctgtaatcccagcactttgggaggctgagacgggcggatcacgaggtcaggagatcgagaccgtcctggctaacacagtgaaaccccgtctctactaaaagaaatacaaaaaacactagccaggcgaggtggcgggcgcctgtagtcccagctactcgggaggctgaggcaggagaatggtgtaaacccgggaggcggagcttgcagtgagctgagatccggccactgcactccagcctgggcgacagagcaagactccgtctccaaaaaaaaaaaaaattaaaattaaagcgGGGGGAGTACATaccaaataaaattacaaattaaaatacgatatccaggcatggtggctcatgccagtaatcccagcattttgggaggcaggaagatcatttgtgcctaggagttgaagaccaggctgggcatggtgaaaccctgactctacaaaaagtataaagatTAGcgaggtatggtggtgtgcacctatagtcccagttacttggggggctgaggcaggaggattgctcaagtctgggaggtcgaggctgcagtgagctgtgactgcaccactgcactccagcctgggcaacgtagtgagaccctgtctcaaaaaaataaaaataatcaaaacaagaTGCCATTGAAATCTAAAACTTCTATGTATCAAATGACGCTACGaatagagtgaaaaggcaacccacatGACAGGAGAATATACATGCatgctgggtacggtggctcacgcctgtaatcccaatactttcaggggctcaggcaggaggattgcttcagctcaaaagttcaagaccagctgggcaacagagggagatctcgtctttacaaaaagtatatatatatttttaatcagtcAGGTttgatggcacacatctgtagtcccagctacatgggaggttgaggtgggaggatcacttgagcccagaagctcaaggctgcagtgagccatgaatgtaccactgcactccagcctgggtgacagagcgagattctgtcttaaaaaaaaataaaaaaagaaagaaagaaaaaagaaaatacatgcaaatcatatatctaataaggaTTTAATATCCAGAACATATGAAGAACTCCTATACCtcaacattaacaaaaaaatCTGATTAGAATATGagtaggtcgggcgcggtggctcacgcctgtaatcccagcactttgggaggccgaggcaggtggatcacgaggtcagaagatcgagaccatcctggctaacatggtgaaacctcgtctctaccgaaaatacaaaaaatgagccgggcgtagtggtgggcacctgtagtcccagctactcgggaggctgaggcaggagaatggtgtgaacctgggaggtggagcttgcagtgagctgagattgcaccactgcactccagcctgggtgacagagcgagactccatctcaaaaaaaaaaaaaaaagaatatgagcaaagggccgggcacggtggggctcacgcctgtaatcccagcactttggggggccaaggcgggtggatcacgagatcaggagatggagaccatcatgattaacatggtgaaaccccgtctctactaaaaaaaaaaaaaaaaaattagccagacatggtggtggatacctgtagttccagctactcaggaggctgaggcaggagaatggcatcaacccaggaggcggagcttgcagtgagtcaagatcatgccactgcactccagcctgggcgacagagcaacactccgtctcaaaaaaaaaaaagaaagaaaatgagcaaaggacttgaatagacatttctttctttcttttctttttcttttttgagagagggtttcactcctgttgcccaggctggagtgtagtgacacaatcttagctcactgcaacctccacctcccaggctcaagcgcttctcctgcctcagtctcctgagtccagcctaatagacatttcttcaaagatatacaaatgatcaAAAAGCACAGGAAAAGACACTCcatgtcactaatcattagagaaatgaaaatcaaaactacaatgagattcTACCACACACTGattatgaaagagaaaacaagtgcTGGCGAGGAAGTGGGGAAACTGGAGCCCTgggcactgctggtgggaatgtgaaacaGTGCACGgcagtggaaaacagtatggagggtcCTCCAAAACCTAAAcatagagccgggcgcggtgtctcatgcctataatagcagcactttgggaggccaagatgggtggatcgcttgagcccaggaattcaagaccagcctgggcaacatggcaaaatcacaaaatgcaaaaattagctgggcatgatggcatgtgcctatagtcccagctactcgcaaggctgaggtgggaggactgcttgagcctgggaagtccagactgcagtgagccaagatcacaccagtgcactccagccatggcaacagagtgagaacctgtctcaaaataaacaaataaataaataagctcatTCCAGAAACCTGAGTCatctttgacattttaaaatgttcataggccgggtgtggtggttcacacctgtaatcccagcactttgggaggccaaggcaggcagatcacttgaagtcaggagttcgaggccagcctggccaacatggtgaaaccctgtctctactaaaaatacaaaaattagctgggtgtggtggcgggtgcctgtaatcccagctactcagggaggctaagacaggagaatcacttcaacccaggaggcggaggttgcagtgagccaagatcgtgccactgtactccagcctgggtaacagagcaagactgcatctcaaaatatattaaaaaaaaaaagttcatatattaaagttaaaaaaaattttagaaacctTAAACATAGAATGACCACATGATGCAGCAATTAAATTTCTGggcatatatacaatgaaatgaaagcagggaTTTGAACAGATATTGGTACaaccatgttcacagcagcactgttcacaacaaaAAGGTATAAGCAATCCCAGTGTCCACTGACTAATGAACGGATAAAAATAATATGGTGCATacatacagtagaatattatacagcctttaaaaggaaggaaattctgaaatATGCTgtaacacagatgaaccttgaagacattatgctaagtgaaataagccagacaaaacCTATACAgtatcctgtaatcccagcactttggcaggcagagtttaagtccagcctggccaacatggcaaaacctcatctctactaaaaatacaaaaatcagccgtgcctggtggcaggcacctgtagtcccagctactcgggaggctgaggcaggagaatggcatgaacccgggagatggagttcgcagtgagccgagatggcgccgctgcactccagcctggtgacaaagcgagactctgtctcaaaaaaaaaaaaaaaaaaaaatagctgtgcctggtggcacacgcctgtagtcccagctactcagggaggctaagacagaagaatggctcaaacctgggaagtggagggtgcagtgagtggagattgtaccactgcactccagcctgggcaacagagcgagacaccatctcaaaaacaaaacaaaacaacacacaaaaaacacagaatgtAAAGATTTCACCTAGATGAGGTCCCTGGAGTAGTcaagttcatagagacagaaagtaggatggtGGGTGCAAGGGGCTGCGGAAAGTGGGAATggagagttagtgtttaatggagATTGGGTTTCAGTTTAGGAGggtgaaaaagttctggagatgggagATGGGTAGGGGTGATGTTTGTAAAACAATGTGAacatacttaatgccactaaagtgtagattttttaatggttaaaatggtaactttttttttttttttttgagacaaagtttggctctttgttacccaggccagagtgcagtggcccgatctcggctcactgcaacctctgcctcctgggttcaagcaattctcctgcctcagccttcagagtaactgggattactggtgcccaccacgacgccctgctaattttgtatttatagtagagatggggtttcaccatgctggccaggctggtctccagctcctgacctcaggtgatccgcccaccttggcctcccaaactgctgggattacaggcgtcagccactgctcccagcctaaaatggtaacttttttattatatatatatttaccacaaaaaaaaatatgtcagGTTTATCAGTGGAATCTCTAAATCTAAGAAAATACAGCataggccaggcatagtagctcacgcctgtaatcccagcactttgggaggcaaaggcaggcggatcatgaggtcaagagatcgagactgtcctggccaacatggtgaaaccctgtctctactaaaaatacaaaaattagctgggcgtggtggcaggcgtctgtagtcccagctactcaggaggctgaggcaggagaatcgcttgaacccaggaggtggaggttgcagtgagctgagatcacgttactgcactccagcctggtgacagagcgagacaccatctcaaaaaaaaaaaaaaaaaagtcatttcctACCAGATTGTCAAAGAATACCTATGTCATTGCCGAAGACTATAATGTAGTTGGGAGGGCTAGAAACAGATGCACTCATGGGTGCTACTTGAGAGAACGTGCACTGGCACAAGCTTCTTGGAGGACACCTTGACAAGATCTATGAAGGGTAAATGTGCACTGCCTTTAACTCAGTAATGACACGTCTAGCAACACGGCAGAAATTCTCCCACAGGCAAGGACACTTGCCACTACACCACTGTTTGTTATGGCCAAAcactggaaataacctaaatgttgAATATGGGAGGTTGGCTAAGTAAAAGATGGTGAACCGACCAATGGGATATGGTGGGATCATTCAAAGGAATGAAGATACACATGTGCTGACACAGAATTCCCTTCAAAGTGGGCAGAAATACAGAGCAACATGTACACTAGGCCTTTTCTGTGTCATCTTTGTCAAAAAGCAATCACAGctagccgtggtggctcatgcttaatAATACCAGTGTTTTCAGGGGCTGAGGCCGGAggctcatttgagcccaggagttctagaccggcctgggcaacatagcaagaccctgtctctacaaaaaatgaaaaaaaaattagccgggcatggtggtgcacacttgtagtcccagctacctgggaagccaaggcaggaggattgctcaagccctggagtttgaggctgcagtgttatcattgcaccactgcactccagcctgggcagcaaacaGAGAGAtcctgtccttaaaaaaaaaaaaaaaagcagtggctGTAGACACACGCACCCACGTGCGGAAACTGAGGGACATACTCATGTTCTTCCAGTTCTGTCAATGACACCCCTGGGCAGGCTGAAAACCTGGAGCCCTCCTTGACACACTCCATCAGATTAAGGTCCATGGATTTTACATCCTAAATGTCTCTCTGATtggccccttcctccaccccATTTGTCACAGCCACCATCCTCTCTTGACTGACTGCTACAGCTCTGTCACCCTCCAATCTGTTCTCTACTTAACATCCAGAGAAGGCTTCTTACCCGTCACACCCCAACCTGGAACTATGCGGTGGCTCCCTTCTGCACCTCAGGAAAAATACAGCACAATCTTTACTAAGGACCACAGGCCTGACCTTAACACCTCCCCGCCTcgcctcctccccttctctccatTCTGCTCTGGGCTCCACCCTCCTCTGAGTTAtttgatcctcccaccccagggcctaAGAAGGATTTTCTccctgccagctttcccccaacCAGAGAAACTTCTATACACATCTGAAGGTCACTTCCTGAGGAACACTCCTTCAATCCCAAACCAAATCAGGGCCCCATGATTGACTCTCTGAGCTTCGTAACACTCTTCCTTCCTAACACTTCTCAGTGTTCATCATTATACAGCTGTGATTATTTGATTAAGGCCTAGCTCCCCCACCAAAGCACTCCCAAGGCAAGGACCCTATTTGTTTCATTCCCCATTACAGCTCCAGTACCTTGCCTAGGACCCAGCATGTGCAGTGGAAGGCACTAAGGAAGGGAGAGAcacaggactttttaaaaaattattttggggtcaggcacggtggctcacgcctataatcccagcactttgagaggccgaagcaggtggatcacctgaggtcaggagttagagaccagcctgaccaacatggagaaactccatctctactaaaaatacaaaattagccaggtttggtggtgcatgcctgtaatccctgctactcgggaggctgaggcaggagaatcgcttgaacccagcaggcagaggttgcagtgagccaagatggccaccaagatcgccactgcactccagtgtgggcagcaagagtgaaactctgtctcaaaaataaaaaataaaagggttCCGGCGTGGCCATTTTCGTTGCTGGTGTTAAGTTGTGGTGGTTGCTGGTCAGTAACAGCCGAGATGCTGCGGAATCTGCTGGCTCTCCGTCAGATTGGACAGAGAACCATAAGCACTACTTCCCgcaggcattttaaaaataaagttccagagaaacaaaaactgtTCCAGGAGGATGATGAAATTCCACTGTATCTAAAGGGTGGGATAGCTGATGTCCTCCTGTATAGAGCCACCATGGTTCTTACAATTGGTGGAACAGCATATGCCATGTATCAGCTGGCCGTGGCTGCATTTCCCAAGAAGCAGGAGTGACTTCAATCATCCCAGCAATCACTTGGTTCAGTTTCATTCCGCTCTCTATGGACCAGTAATCTGATAACCGAGCTCTTCTCTGGGgatcaatatttattgacttgtagTAAGTGCTGCCAATAAAGCAGTCTTtaccatgaaaaaaaataaaaaataaaaaataaaaataaaaaataaaaaataaaaaataaaaaattattttgggagGAGGGGGCATTTCCAGTGATGAGCAGAAAACCTGGTAGACAAATTCTTAGAGCTATAACACTAGgacttttatttgtaaatacaaCTGCACTATGTGATTTTAAggataaatgtgtattttatttatttgagacagggtctcactctgtcatctaggctgcagtgcagtggggtgaccttggcttactgtacccttgaactcctggggtcaagtgttcctcctgtctcagcctccagagcagctggggttacaggcacatgctaccatgcttggctaatttttttttaatattttttaaatattttggggaGAGACAGTCTCGCAATATTGCCCAAtattgtctcaaactcctggcctcaagtgatcctcccgccttggcctcccaaagtgttgggaatacaggcaggagccactgcaaccagcctatTTTTATCACTGAGACATCATTtgcatacaataaaattcaccattttaaaatatacaattaagttagttttagtatattcagagttcaCTATATTCAATTATTCAATGTATTTAGTATAAACAaccaccactatctaattctGGATCATTTTCACCACCCAAAAAGAAATCTCTTATCCATCAGCAGtcacttacatttttttaaagatttttttcctcttgaaacTGTATGCATTTGATCTAGAAATCCCATCTGCAGAAAGTTCGTTAAAGAAGGCTGGGtgtcgggaggcagaggttgcagtgagctgagatagcaccactgtactccagcctgggagacagagcaagactccatctccgaaaaaaaaaaaaaaaaaaaaaaaaggggctgggcacagtggctcatgcctgtaatcccagcactttgggaggtcgaggcaggtggatcatctgaggtcaggagttcaagaccagcctggccaacatggtgaaaccccatctctactaaaaatacaaaaaattagctgggcgtggtgatgggcgcctataatcccagttactcgggaggctgaggcaggagaatcgcttgaacctgggaggcggaggttgcagtgagctgagatcatgccattgcatttcagcctaggcaacaagaggaaaactgtctcaaaaaaaataaaaaaagaaatagaaatggatCTGCAAGAGTGTTAATCTTCACAAAACTGCAAACTATCTAAATGTCTCATAATAGAACACTGTGAggttgttttttgtgtttttttttttttttttgacacagagcttcactctgtcacccaggctggggtgcagtggcgtgatctcagctcactgcaacctctgcctcctgggttcaagcgattctcctgcctcagcctcccaagtagctgaggagtgccaacacacttggctaatttttttttttctcgagatggagtctcgctctgtggcccaggccagagtgcagtgacgtgatctcagctcactacaacctccgcctcccaggttcaagtgattctcctgccttggcagcccaagtagctgggactgcaggcacgcaccaccacacctggctaatttttttttttttttgtatttttagtagagatggggcttcaccatgttgggcaggatggtctcgatctcttgaccttgtgatctgcccactttggcctcttaaagtgctgggattacaggtgtgagccaccatgcctggcctaattttttatttttagtagagatggggtttcaccatgttggccaggctggtctcaaactcctgacctcaggtgatccactcgcctcggcctcccaaagtgctgggattacaggcatgagccaccgcgctaggcaaggttttctttttcttgactcaCAAAACAGATTCTTGATTCTCCAGCTGAGCTCAGCCCTAAGGGGATGAGGCTGAAGCCAGGCAGGCCCTACGCACAACACGCGACCTTCTCCATCCTCCAGCCCACCAAGACAGCTCAGCTTTTATCCAATGACATCTTGGAATTCCCCGAGAAATTTCACATGAAGAAAAAATTCGTTTTGCTTAAAATTGAATAACTGCTTTTATAAAGAAGGATTTATAGGCCTACAAGGAAGCTGAGAATACATTTAACTGGAAAAGACAGATTAAAAACCAGCAGCTCTTCTCAGTAAGgacaaaaaactggaaacaacctaaacatCCCTCACTAGTAAGCGGAAAAATAATCTGTGGTCCAGCTACTCCTTGGGAGTATTACTTAGTAATCAAAAGGAACAAAttaggccagggatggtggctcacacctgtaattttgtatttttagtagagatacactttgggaggccaaggcaggtggatgacctgagaggtcaggagttcaagaccagactggccaacatggtgaaacccccatctctactaaaaatacaaaattagccaggcatagtggcgggcacctataatcccagctactagggaggctgaggcaggagaattgcttgaacccgggaggcagaggatgcagtaagctgagattgtgccactgcactccagtctgggtaacagagtgagactctatctcaaaaaaaaaaaaagagagaaatgaattaCAGATCCACACAAGAGACAGAAGTCTCAGAATCCACTGTGCTGAGTGAAGAACATCAGACTCAAAAGGCAATATATTGtgtggtttttttctctttgacatTCTGGAAGTTGACGGGGAGGGATTAACTACAAAGAAGCCTGAGGCAATTTTTACAGGGTGATGGAATGCTCTCCACCTTCATCGTGGTGGCAATGACATATTACATACATTTGTGAAAACTCACGGgaatggccaggtacagtggctcactcctgtaatcccaacactttgggagggaggtgggtgaatcacctgaggttaggagttcgagaccagcctggccaacatggtgaaaccctgtctctactaaaaattttaaaaaattagctgggtgtggtggtgggcgcctataatccccgctacttaggagactgaggctggagaatcacttaaacccgagaggcagaggttgcagtgagccgagatcatgccactgcactccagactgggcaaaagagcaaaactcaatctcaaaaaaaaaaagaaaagaaaagaaaactcagctgggtgcggtggctcacacctgtaatcccagccagcactttgggaggccgaggcaggtggatcacaaggtcaggagattgagaccatcctggctaacacggtgaaaccccgtctctactaaaaatacaaaaaaattagctgggcgtggtggcgggtgcctgtaatcccagagctttgggaggccgaggtggacagatcacgaggtcaggtgattgagaccatcctggctaacatggtgaaaccctgtctctactaaaaaaaacaaaaaattagctgggcatggtggcacacacctgtagtcccagctactcgggaggcagaggcaggagaatggtgtgaacccaggaggcagagcttgcagtaagccaagattgcgccattgtactccagcctgggcgacagagcaagactccatctaaaaaaaaaagaaaactcacaggACTGTACACGGAAAAAGGTGGATCTTGGTGCAGGTAAATTACAccttaataatattaaaatcaaCTGGCAGCTCTGTGTGCTTGTAGTCTTTCTGAAGGACACGTGGCTGGAAAGTGGCTGCCTCAGGAGGAGAGGTGATGAAAATGTACAattgtgatggttgcacaattctgtgactACACTAAAAaccactttaaatgggtgaactaTGTAGTATGTGAATtaaatctcaataaaactgttgtaaaaataataaaaataggcagggcacagtggctcacatctgtagtcccagcactttgggaggccagttcgagaccagcctggccaacatggtgaaacctcatctctactaaaaatacaaaaattagccaggcgtggtggagtgtgcctgtaatcccagctacccaggaggctgaggcatgagaatcacttgaacgtgggaggcggaggttgcagtgaggcaagatcgcaccactgcactccagcctcggtcacagagtgagactccgtctcaaataaaaataaaaataaaaataaataataataataataaatttcagatagactaaaggaaaaacaaaaatgaaacaataaaagaaatttttttttttttttttttttttttttagatggagtcttgctctgtcacccaggctggagtgcaatggcatgatttcggctcactgcaagctccgcctcccgggttcaagggattctccttcctcagcctcccaagtagctgggactacaggcgtgtgccaccacgcccggctaattttttggttttttagtagagacgggatttcaccatgttagctaggatggtctcaatcacctgacctcgtgatctgcccacctcggcctcccaaagctctgggattacaggcgtgagccaccgtgcctggctaagaatttattaaaaaaaaaaaaaaaatttatttaagcaGACACAAAACGCAAGAGCCATAAgcaaaaaaactgataaatttcaCAAAATCATTTTAAACATCCATACAAGTTACAGATTTGATGACAGTTATCGGTGCAGAAACGATGGCCTGACCACTAGCAGGGGCACAGGCAACTGTGAGCCATCTCCTGACCTGATCTGGCCTGGCCTGCACTGATGTGTTACAAGTATACGAACCATGCAGCTGAGCAGGAGTCAAAAAATCCAGAACTGTTGGGTTAACTGGAGACTTCATTTGGGAACCAAaaactttagttaataattttCCTGGGCTTTGCCACAATGTCATTCCTGAAAAGTGTGGATCTTTGCTACAAAACGACAACAAcaattccagcctggacaacatagcaagaccccacctctacaaaatataaaaaaattagccagtgacgtagctatgatggcaccaccacactccagcctgggtgacagagcatgaccctgtctttaaaaaaaagaaaaaaaaagaaaagaaaagagctctAAGAAACCTtgttaaatgaaaacagagacaggaTAGAGGAGAGGGGAATTTGGGTTAGGGTAGCCAGGAAAGGCCCCCTGAGAGCATGTCACCAGTGTAAAACAGAaggaggatgaagaggaagagcattccaggcagaaggaatagcaAGTGTAAAGGCCTTGAATGGGGCTATGCTGAGCAACACCATGAAGGCAGCAGTCCAGGGCCTCAGCAACACTTCCAGCAACTCCAGGACTATAGACCAGAGGCCGTGTGCTATGACCTGAATGTCTGTGGCcccctgaaattcatatgttgaaatcctaaccatcaatgtgatggtattaggggTGGGGCCTCTGcgaggtgatcaggtcatgagaGGTGAAGCCCCAactgggattagtgcccttatataAGAGCTCCCAGGGttcctgtgaggacacagcaagaaggcaccaccTAGGAGCTGGGAAGCAAGCCCTCCTCAGACACCAAATtggctggtgccttgatcttggacttccctgcctccagagctgtgaaaaaTGAACTTCTGTTGTGTGTAAACCACCTAGCCTATGTCATGCTGTTAGAGAAGCCCGAACAGACCAAGACACCAGGTAGCCCCACTCACCCCCTCACTGTGCTGCACCACACTGCCAATGTTATGAAGTGACTGGAAATTCTGGGTGTTCACAGAGCCGAACTCCACAATCTCATCATCCACTTGCAGAccctggaaagggaaggaaaaatggaaaatcaggCTAGAGGTTCAGTGTGCTCCTGGTGTTCTCTAACCTTCAATACCCAATTTAATGTCAAGGTCACGAGTTTGTTTTCTACAGGGTAGGCTCAGAACAAAGAAGTCAGGGATGTAGACACCTCATGCAGGAAGGGGCAGTGGCTAATGGGGCCACCTCC
The Rhinopithecus roxellana isolate Shanxi Qingling chromosome 10, ASM756505v1, whole genome shotgun sequence DNA segment above includes these coding regions:
- the LOC104666288 gene encoding cytochrome c oxidase subunit 7A2, mitochondrial, translated to MLRNLLALRQIGQRTISTTSRRHFKNKVPEKQKLFQEDDEIPLYLKGGIADVLLYRATMVLTIGGTAYAMYQLAVAAFPKKQE